Proteins from one Microbacterium hatanonis genomic window:
- a CDS encoding helix-turn-helix transcriptional regulator, with translation MTPSRPFDLATLGSVAPVWGGAARAQLDALIDSGDEPRRAIITGPAGSGKTLLLRHARRRLTDRGVTSALLRANSDPAELDGADVLFVDDAHRLDERRLGSLIDWLADPSAQIVVASRPWPRTAVMRQLADTIERAHPAVVLGHLSHHDLAELPGLGDACVEAILALTAGTPWLVAEAIRVHDAGCDGSGDHRHITGDLQDVIAHRLAGIDEAVAEAVVAVSLSPSSAATASEELLFAGFSEGMLQRNGRPVPLVIDAVRATLPIARIVDLYVASTPTASDLEDGIVDGISDDRIAAMLLRQGDASLSRDAAAAAELFRRAGRAGADPLSVRIREASAAWVAGDIDTAAALLEGIDLGTAHPDRDRAIDLSASIWAARGDFESAAAVYRASGRLGSDSAARAATVALAAGDPVALDDAKKVHDGAPAMPSTLSVSLGLVARGVQESTTGSAQYALVDLVRAAEVYTASGTAAPIGELPAVIATLMALNIGELDVAHSVIADAVARGHGGPWARPRLLLWSSWVSLQCEHRADAEAALAQALATPRPLSPRDATLASALSVAIARRYGDLGELTAQWRRARSNVMRSQFDVLSILPLGEFVLAAVRVGDEARMDPHFERALENVARLSKGSVWGVPLHWTGIQRGILRGQPDDLRPHARALVEAAGTNPLAAQMAQAGRVWTAVLAGKVDPDVVEAAALGLASVGLAWDGARLAGHAAGRTDDKRAISRLLACARQLHPREDPRAASAPAESEEQTVSTPPATPGASLSPREREVAELVLQGKTYVEIGESIFISPRTAEHHIARIRRRLGATTRSDLIAKLRAALTAEDSSARARVSA, from the coding sequence ATGACACCGTCACGCCCTTTCGACCTCGCAACGCTCGGATCCGTCGCCCCCGTGTGGGGCGGTGCCGCGCGCGCGCAGCTCGATGCGCTGATCGACTCCGGGGACGAACCGCGCCGGGCGATCATCACCGGTCCGGCCGGCTCCGGCAAGACGCTCCTGCTGCGCCACGCCCGCCGGCGACTGACCGACCGCGGGGTGACGTCGGCCCTCCTTCGGGCGAACTCCGATCCCGCCGAACTCGATGGCGCCGATGTTCTCTTCGTCGACGATGCGCACCGGCTCGACGAACGCAGGCTCGGCTCGCTGATCGACTGGCTCGCCGATCCGTCTGCGCAGATCGTCGTGGCCTCCCGGCCCTGGCCTCGCACCGCCGTGATGCGTCAGCTCGCCGACACCATCGAGCGCGCGCACCCCGCTGTCGTGCTCGGTCATCTGAGCCACCACGACCTGGCCGAGCTGCCCGGCCTCGGAGACGCGTGCGTCGAAGCGATCCTCGCTCTGACGGCGGGAACGCCGTGGCTCGTCGCCGAGGCGATCCGCGTGCACGACGCGGGCTGCGACGGCTCGGGAGACCACCGTCACATCACGGGCGATCTGCAGGACGTCATCGCCCACCGGCTCGCGGGCATCGACGAGGCGGTGGCCGAGGCCGTCGTCGCCGTCAGCCTCTCGCCCTCCTCTGCGGCCACGGCGTCGGAAGAACTGCTCTTCGCAGGATTCAGCGAAGGGATGCTGCAGCGCAACGGCAGACCCGTCCCCCTGGTGATCGACGCGGTACGTGCGACACTCCCCATCGCCCGCATCGTCGACCTGTACGTGGCATCGACGCCCACCGCGTCCGATCTCGAGGACGGGATCGTCGACGGCATCAGCGACGACCGGATCGCGGCCATGCTCTTGCGACAGGGCGACGCGAGTCTGTCTCGGGACGCCGCCGCGGCGGCGGAGCTCTTCCGCCGGGCCGGCCGGGCCGGAGCCGATCCGCTGTCGGTGCGCATCCGCGAGGCATCGGCCGCCTGGGTGGCCGGCGACATCGATACGGCCGCGGCTCTCCTGGAGGGGATCGACCTCGGCACCGCTCACCCCGACCGCGACCGCGCCATCGACCTGTCGGCGTCGATATGGGCCGCCCGCGGCGACTTCGAATCGGCGGCAGCGGTCTACCGCGCCTCGGGTCGTCTCGGAAGCGACTCGGCAGCCCGGGCTGCCACCGTGGCACTGGCTGCGGGAGACCCCGTCGCCCTCGACGACGCGAAGAAGGTCCATGACGGAGCGCCGGCGATGCCGTCCACCCTCTCCGTCTCCCTGGGCCTGGTGGCGCGAGGAGTCCAGGAGAGCACGACCGGTTCGGCGCAGTACGCACTGGTCGATCTGGTGCGCGCCGCAGAGGTGTACACCGCATCCGGAACCGCGGCGCCGATCGGAGAGCTGCCTGCCGTCATCGCGACGCTGATGGCGCTGAACATCGGCGAGCTCGACGTCGCTCACTCGGTCATCGCCGACGCGGTCGCCCGCGGTCACGGTGGGCCCTGGGCCCGCCCGCGTCTGCTCCTGTGGAGCTCGTGGGTGTCGCTGCAGTGCGAGCACCGCGCCGATGCCGAGGCCGCACTGGCGCAGGCGTTGGCGACCCCCCGGCCGCTCTCACCCCGCGACGCGACGCTCGCGAGCGCCCTCTCCGTGGCCATCGCACGTCGGTACGGCGATCTCGGCGAATTGACCGCGCAGTGGCGACGCGCACGGTCGAACGTCATGCGATCGCAGTTCGACGTTCTCAGCATCCTCCCCCTCGGCGAATTCGTGCTGGCGGCGGTCCGCGTGGGAGACGAGGCCCGCATGGACCCCCACTTCGAGCGTGCGCTCGAGAACGTCGCCCGTTTGAGCAAGGGCAGCGTATGGGGCGTTCCCCTGCACTGGACCGGCATCCAACGCGGCATCCTCCGCGGGCAGCCCGATGATCTTCGCCCCCACGCTCGGGCGCTCGTCGAGGCGGCCGGCACGAACCCGCTCGCCGCGCAGATGGCGCAGGCCGGCAGAGTCTGGACGGCTGTGCTCGCCGGCAAGGTCGACCCTGACGTGGTCGAGGCCGCGGCGCTCGGCCTCGCATCGGTCGGACTCGCGTGGGACGGCGCACGGCTCGCCGGACACGCCGCCGGCCGTACGGACGACAAGCGCGCGATCTCGCGCCTGCTGGCGTGCGCGCGACAGCTGCATCCCCGCGAGGATCCGCGCGCGGCCTCGGCACCGGCAGAGTCGGAGGAGCAGACCGTGTCCACTCCCCCCGCGACTCCCGGCGCCTCGCTGAGCCCCCGCGAGCGCGAGGTCGCCGAGCTCGTGCTGCAGGGCAAGACCTACGTGGAGATCGGCGAATCGATCTTCATCTCGCCGCGAACGGCCGAGCACCACATCGCCCGCATCCGCCGGCGCCTGGGGGCGACCACTCGTTCCGACCTGATCGCCAAGCTGCGCGCCGCCCTGACCGCGGAGGATTCCTCCGCGCGGGCACGGGTCTCCGCATGA
- a CDS encoding Hsp70 family protein: protein MTTVTSVPLGRHSDHASTAVFVGESGLLFGDAAERRGLTQPDRLIREFKRRVGDDVPVVAGDQSFTAEQLYAHVVTWVTETVIEREGRSPSAISVTVPAAWGEYRSERVGAAIAHEGWRDVNLIPEPEAAARHYDHVNPLETGRALAVYDLGGGTFDAVVVRKDKKGALRIVSPASGLSDVGGADFDDLLLRHVMTAAGISADVLATDPGARVALAALRRECVDAKESLSFDSETVIPVLLGGRSTSVRVTRAEFEAMIEAQIERTTDALEQSIESASVRADRLDAILLVGGSSRIPRVAQLLSERVDVAIAVDADPKAVVAFGAARAAAAEFEGEELPPALARAQADPAEELSTLLDDARHVPAPRPQQKSRVRWFGRGPAAAAVTVGVVVLAAGVTLSGVAALAGNADQPVLASGSGAAFFNDALAAGSLSAMGSDDEIVETPFGVNAPISDVPVLEIAAPSSPNNSAQKPKTNTSKSNTSKTPTRASGKPNAATNPSTSNQAGSNSNPATGSGGSPSTGQPSTPSGSTGGGSTTPTTTPSTPTTTPTTTPTQEPSTPPVTTPPTTEPTQEPSTPPVTPDPEPTVETPPATEAPAPAPESTPTETASAV, encoded by the coding sequence ATGACGACAGTCACTTCGGTGCCCTTGGGAAGGCACTCCGACCATGCGTCGACGGCGGTGTTCGTCGGCGAGAGCGGCCTGCTCTTCGGCGATGCCGCGGAGCGCCGTGGGCTGACACAGCCCGACAGACTCATCCGCGAGTTCAAGAGGCGCGTCGGCGACGACGTGCCCGTCGTCGCGGGCGATCAGAGCTTCACCGCCGAGCAGCTCTACGCGCACGTGGTGACCTGGGTCACCGAGACGGTGATCGAGCGCGAAGGCCGTTCACCGTCGGCGATCAGCGTGACCGTTCCCGCCGCCTGGGGCGAGTACCGCTCCGAGCGCGTCGGCGCCGCCATCGCCCACGAGGGCTGGCGAGATGTGAACCTCATTCCCGAGCCGGAGGCTGCGGCGCGTCACTACGACCACGTCAATCCGCTCGAGACCGGTCGGGCGCTCGCGGTCTACGACCTCGGCGGCGGCACGTTCGACGCCGTCGTCGTGCGCAAGGACAAGAAGGGCGCGCTGCGGATCGTCTCCCCCGCGTCGGGTCTGTCCGACGTCGGCGGCGCAGACTTCGACGACCTGCTCCTGCGGCACGTGATGACGGCCGCGGGGATCTCCGCGGACGTCCTGGCCACCGACCCGGGAGCACGGGTCGCCCTCGCCGCCCTCCGCCGGGAGTGCGTCGATGCGAAGGAGTCGCTCTCGTTCGACTCGGAGACCGTAATCCCCGTGCTGCTCGGGGGGCGCTCGACCTCGGTGCGCGTGACCCGCGCTGAGTTCGAGGCGATGATCGAGGCGCAGATCGAGCGCACGACCGACGCTCTCGAGCAGTCGATCGAATCGGCGTCCGTCCGCGCGGATCGCCTCGACGCGATCCTCCTCGTGGGCGGTTCGTCGCGCATCCCCCGCGTCGCCCAGCTGCTCTCCGAGCGCGTCGACGTCGCGATCGCCGTCGACGCAGACCCGAAAGCCGTCGTCGCGTTCGGTGCCGCTCGCGCCGCGGCCGCCGAGTTCGAGGGCGAGGAGCTCCCCCCGGCACTCGCCCGCGCGCAGGCCGACCCCGCCGAAGAGCTGTCGACGCTGCTCGACGATGCCCGGCACGTACCCGCACCCCGGCCTCAGCAGAAGTCTCGCGTCCGCTGGTTCGGACGCGGACCCGCCGCCGCGGCCGTCACGGTGGGCGTCGTCGTCCTTGCGGCGGGTGTGACGCTCTCGGGCGTCGCCGCCCTGGCGGGCAATGCCGATCAGCCGGTACTGGCCTCCGGCTCGGGCGCCGCGTTCTTCAACGACGCCCTCGCCGCCGGCAGCCTCTCCGCGATGGGTTCCGACGATGAGATCGTCGAGACGCCCTTCGGCGTCAACGCACCGATCAGCGACGTCCCGGTTCTCGAGATCGCCGCGCCGTCCTCACCCAACAACTCTGCGCAGAAGCCCAAGACGAACACCTCGAAGTCGAACACCTCCAAGACGCCGACGCGCGCCTCCGGCAAGCCGAACGCAGCGACGAACCCCTCGACGTCGAACCAGGCGGGTTCGAACTCGAACCCCGCCACGGGCTCGGGCGGCAGCCCGTCGACCGGACAACCGAGCACGCCGAGCGGTTCGACCGGTGGCGGCTCGACCACCCCGACGACGACGCCGAGCACGCCGACGACGACCCCGACCACGACGCCGACCCAGGAACCGAGCACACCGCCGGTCACCACGCCGCCGACGACCGAACCCACGCAGGAGCCGTCGACCCCGCCCGTCACACCCGACCCCGAGCCCACGGTGGAGACACCGCCGGCTACCGAGGCTCCGGCTCCGGCACCGGAGAGCACCCCCACCGAGACCGCCTCGGCCGTCTGA
- the groES gene encoding co-chaperone GroES, translated as MSVSIKPLEDRIVIQQVEAEQTTASGLVIPDTAKEKPQEGEVVAVGPGRIDDNGNRVPIDVAVGDRVIYSKYGGTEVKFGADDYLVLSARDVLAVVVR; from the coding sequence GTGTCGGTTTCCATCAAGCCGCTCGAAGACCGCATCGTCATCCAGCAGGTCGAGGCTGAGCAGACCACGGCGAGTGGTCTCGTCATCCCCGACACCGCCAAGGAGAAGCCCCAGGAGGGCGAGGTCGTGGCTGTCGGCCCCGGCCGCATCGACGACAACGGCAACCGTGTTCCGATCGACGTCGCCGTCGGCGACCGCGTCATCTACAGCAAGTACGGCGGCACCGAAGTGAAGTTCGGCGCCGACGACTACCTCGTGCTCTCGGCGCGCGACGTCCTGGCGGTCGTCGTCCGCTGA
- the rarD gene encoding EamA family transporter RarD — MTATRTPSREIAIGGVYAFVAYLLWGFLPLYFLTLAPTGAWEVVAWRIVLSLAFCAILLFVVRGWSALWRIVRQPRLLGLTALAGALIYVNWQVFLLGTLSGHVIETSLGYFINPIVTVLLGVLVLRERLRITQWIAIGIAVVAVLVIVVGYGTFPWIALSLACSFGLYGLVKKKIGPAVDAVSGLTLESFWLFPIAIIQLCVVAATSGLTLFTAGAGHAALLLMAGVFTATPLLFFAAGTRRAPLTLVGLLQFVAPVLQFVTGAWLLGEPMPFERWVGFALVWVALAVLTVDSLIAARRGRAAVSDVAELT, encoded by the coding sequence CTGACCGCGACGCGGACCCCCTCCCGTGAGATCGCGATCGGCGGCGTCTACGCCTTCGTCGCCTACCTCCTCTGGGGATTCCTGCCTCTCTACTTCCTGACCCTCGCGCCCACCGGCGCCTGGGAGGTCGTCGCCTGGCGGATCGTGCTCTCCCTGGCGTTCTGCGCCATCCTGCTCTTCGTCGTCCGCGGCTGGTCTGCGCTCTGGCGGATCGTCCGGCAGCCCCGACTCCTCGGGCTGACCGCCCTCGCCGGAGCACTCATCTACGTCAACTGGCAGGTGTTCCTCCTCGGCACGCTGAGCGGTCACGTCATCGAGACGAGCCTCGGATACTTCATCAATCCGATCGTCACGGTGCTGCTCGGGGTCCTCGTTCTGCGGGAGCGACTGCGCATCACGCAGTGGATCGCCATCGGCATCGCCGTGGTGGCGGTGCTCGTCATCGTCGTGGGCTACGGCACGTTCCCCTGGATCGCGCTGTCGCTGGCCTGCTCCTTCGGGCTCTACGGCCTCGTGAAGAAGAAGATCGGACCGGCCGTCGACGCCGTCAGCGGCCTCACGCTCGAATCCTTCTGGCTGTTCCCCATCGCGATCATCCAGCTGTGCGTCGTCGCGGCCACGAGCGGGCTCACCCTCTTCACCGCCGGTGCCGGCCATGCGGCGCTTCTGCTCATGGCGGGCGTGTTCACCGCGACCCCTCTCCTCTTCTTCGCGGCGGGCACCCGGCGCGCGCCCCTCACCCTGGTCGGGCTCCTGCAGTTCGTCGCGCCCGTGCTGCAGTTCGTCACCGGGGCCTGGCTGCTCGGCGAGCCCATGCCGTTCGAGCGGTGGGTCGGGTTCGCGCTGGTGTGGGTGGCGCTGGCCGTCCTGACCGTGGACTCGCTCATCGCCGCGCGGCGCGGCCGGGCCGCCGTCTCGGATGTCGCCGAGCTGACCTGA
- a CDS encoding ABC transporter substrate-binding protein — protein sequence MSVISRSRAGKVLGGIALVGVSALVLAGCAGGGGTAESSSPNAEVGGDLTLKIGTALPQTGNLAFLGPPEEAGVAYAESLINAETATTGLTLETVYGDSGDTDNKAYETTIPRLLGEDVSAIIGAASSGTSLQFIDQVVGAGVIQFSPANTSDAFTTYDDKGLYFRTAPSDVLQGEVLGNLIAEGGAQTLGLIVLNDSYGTGLAKYVSEAFEAAGGEVVAESTYNTGDTTFDSQISEVLAAAPDAIALITFDEVSTILPSLFGQFPSDGLYFVDGNLKNFGEAFPAGSLTGAKGTLPGLSIDSIGDFTSALDEFQAAEGRPALEDYSYAAESFDATVLLALASLAAGSTDSEAIAAKLQEVSGGSGDGTKCESYADCAAIILDGGTADYDGISGPITFDEVGDPTEASIGIYEFGEDNNYVAYEG from the coding sequence ATGAGCGTCATTTCACGTTCGCGTGCCGGCAAGGTCCTGGGCGGCATCGCCCTGGTCGGTGTCAGTGCGCTCGTCCTGGCCGGCTGTGCCGGTGGCGGCGGAACCGCGGAGTCGTCGTCGCCCAACGCAGAGGTTGGTGGAGACCTGACGCTGAAGATCGGCACCGCGCTTCCGCAGACCGGCAACCTGGCCTTCCTCGGCCCGCCCGAAGAGGCTGGCGTCGCCTACGCGGAGTCCCTCATCAACGCCGAGACCGCTACGACGGGTCTCACGCTGGAGACCGTCTACGGCGACTCCGGTGACACCGACAACAAGGCCTACGAGACCACGATCCCGCGCCTCCTGGGCGAGGACGTCTCGGCGATCATCGGAGCGGCGTCCTCGGGAACGTCGCTGCAGTTCATCGACCAGGTCGTCGGTGCAGGCGTCATCCAGTTCTCCCCGGCTAACACCTCGGACGCGTTCACGACCTACGACGACAAGGGGCTGTACTTCCGCACCGCCCCGTCGGACGTCCTGCAGGGCGAGGTGCTGGGTAACCTCATCGCCGAGGGCGGCGCTCAGACGCTCGGCCTCATCGTTCTGAACGACTCGTACGGCACCGGTCTCGCCAAGTACGTCTCCGAGGCCTTCGAGGCCGCCGGCGGCGAGGTCGTCGCGGAGTCGACCTACAACACGGGTGACACCACGTTCGACTCGCAGATCAGCGAGGTCCTCGCGGCCGCGCCCGATGCGATCGCTCTGATCACCTTCGACGAGGTCTCGACGATCCTGCCGAGCCTGTTCGGTCAGTTCCCCTCCGACGGTCTCTACTTCGTCGACGGCAACCTGAAGAACTTCGGCGAGGCGTTCCCCGCCGGCTCCCTCACGGGTGCCAAGGGCACGCTGCCGGGTCTGTCGATCGACTCGATCGGCGACTTCACGTCGGCGCTCGACGAGTTCCAGGCCGCCGAGGGGCGCCCCGCGCTCGAGGACTACAGCTACGCGGCGGAGTCGTTCGACGCCACCGTGCTGCTCGCTCTCGCATCCCTCGCGGCCGGTTCGACCGACTCCGAGGCCATCGCGGCGAAGCTGCAGGAGGTCTCCGGCGGTTCGGGTGACGGCACGAAGTGCGAGTCGTACGCCGACTGCGCCGCGATCATCCTCGACGGTGGCACGGCCGACTACGACGGCATCTCGGGTCCGATCACGTTCGACGAGGTCGGCGACCCGACCGAGGCGTCGATCGGCATCTACGAGTTCGGCGAAGACAACAACTACGTCGCATACGAGGGCTGA
- a CDS encoding ABC transporter ATP-binding protein produces the protein MSATATATPVVAVDNVHAGYLPGVNILNGCSLVAEQGELIGIIGPNGAGKSTLLKAIFGQVNVRGGTISLQGDDITGLKADKLVRRGVGFIPQTNNVFPSLTIEENLQMGLYQNPKIYKERLEFVTGIFAELGKRLKQRAGSLSGGERQMVAMSRALMMDPKVLLLDEPSAGLSPVRQDEAFIRVSEINKAGVTCIMVEQNARRCLQICDRGYVLDQGRDAYTGTGRELLNDPKVTELYLGTLGV, from the coding sequence ATGAGCGCCACCGCCACCGCCACGCCCGTCGTGGCCGTCGACAACGTCCACGCCGGATACCTGCCCGGGGTGAACATCCTCAACGGCTGCTCGCTCGTCGCCGAGCAGGGCGAGCTCATCGGCATCATCGGGCCGAACGGCGCGGGCAAGTCGACGCTGCTGAAGGCCATCTTCGGACAGGTGAACGTCCGCGGCGGCACCATCTCGCTCCAGGGCGACGACATCACGGGGCTGAAGGCCGACAAGCTGGTGCGTCGCGGCGTGGGATTCATCCCCCAGACCAACAACGTCTTCCCCAGCCTCACGATCGAAGAGAACCTGCAGATGGGGCTCTACCAGAACCCCAAGATCTACAAGGAGCGGCTCGAGTTCGTCACCGGCATCTTCGCCGAGCTGGGCAAGCGTCTGAAGCAGCGCGCGGGGTCGCTCTCGGGCGGCGAGCGCCAGATGGTGGCCATGAGCCGCGCGCTGATGATGGACCCGAAGGTACTGCTCCTCGACGAGCCGTCGGCGGGTCTCTCCCCCGTCCGCCAGGACGAGGCGTTCATCCGCGTCTCCGAGATCAACAAGGCCGGCGTGACCTGCATCATGGTCGAGCAGAACGCCCGCCGATGCCTGCAGATCTGCGACCGCGGCTACGTGCTCGACCAGGGCCGTGATGCCTACACCGGCACGGGTCGCGAGCTGCTGAACGACCCGAAGGTCACCGAGCTCTACCTCGGCACGCTCGGCGTCTAG
- a CDS encoding ABC transporter ATP-binding protein, whose translation MHVGEAVPGVKKVDPIIVADGITRSFGGVTAVDVEHLEVPRGAITALIGPNGAGKTTLFNLLTGFDKPNSGSWTFEGKSLSGIPAYRVSRMGLVRTFQLTKALGLLTVIDNMKLGARKQRGENFWQGLIPAIWRKQDDEIEERAMKLLAKFKLDAKADDFAASLSGGQRKLLEMARSLMTDPTLVMLDEPMAGVNPALTQSLLDHILDLKDLGMTVLFVEHDMHMVRHIADWVVVMAEGRIVAEGDPLSVMKNPAVIDAYLGAHQDLDLGVVTGRVAVVDADPTTDAEASVDADATVLVEEGVAEDEGNRA comes from the coding sequence CTGCACGTCGGAGAGGCCGTCCCGGGCGTCAAGAAGGTCGACCCGATCATCGTGGCCGACGGGATCACCCGGTCGTTCGGGGGTGTGACCGCGGTCGACGTCGAGCACCTCGAGGTCCCCCGCGGCGCCATCACCGCCCTCATCGGCCCGAACGGTGCGGGGAAGACCACCCTCTTCAACCTCCTGACCGGCTTCGACAAGCCCAACAGCGGGTCGTGGACGTTCGAGGGCAAGTCGCTCTCGGGGATCCCCGCCTACCGGGTGTCGCGGATGGGCCTCGTACGCACCTTCCAGCTCACCAAAGCGCTCGGGCTGCTCACCGTGATCGACAACATGAAGCTCGGCGCACGCAAGCAGCGCGGCGAGAACTTCTGGCAGGGGCTCATCCCCGCGATCTGGCGCAAGCAGGACGACGAGATCGAAGAGCGGGCCATGAAGCTCCTCGCGAAGTTCAAGCTCGACGCCAAGGCCGACGACTTCGCCGCATCCCTCTCGGGCGGGCAGCGCAAGCTCCTCGAGATGGCGCGGTCGCTCATGACCGATCCGACCCTGGTCATGCTCGACGAGCCGATGGCCGGCGTGAACCCCGCCCTGACGCAGTCGCTCCTCGACCACATCCTCGACCTGAAAGACCTCGGCATGACCGTGCTCTTCGTCGAGCACGACATGCACATGGTCCGCCACATCGCGGACTGGGTCGTCGTGATGGCGGAGGGTCGCATCGTCGCCGAGGGAGATCCGCTCTCGGTGATGAAGAACCCCGCCGTGATCGACGCCTACCTCGGCGCCCACCAGGACCTCGACCTGGGTGTCGTCACGGGCCGTGTCGCGGTCGTCGATGCCGACCCGACCACCGACGCCGAAGCATCCGTCGACGCCGACGCGACGGTCCTCGTCGAAGAAGGCGTGGCCGAAGACGAAGGGAACCGCGCATGA
- a CDS encoding branched-chain amino acid ABC transporter permease has protein sequence MDWLQILSNTASSILSPATLGYALAALGLAVHFGYGGLINMGIAGFMAIGAYGYAISVLSFGLPWWLAALIGLVASAVFALILGIPTLRLRGDYLAIVTIAAAEVVRLLFLTTAFEDVTGSADGLSGYHQSFRSSNPIPAGTYGFGPFTYNETDWWVRITGLVTLAIAALVVWMVTRSPWGRVLKGIREDEDAVRSLGKNVFSYKLQALVLGGVLAAAGGIVYALPSAVSPGVYVTSLTFFVWTALLLGGAATVFGPLLGSLIFWVLQTFLSNVLPALVGAGILPFMSEIQAGTVRFILVGVALMLLVIFMPQGILGNKKELTFVK, from the coding sequence ATGGACTGGCTCCAGATCCTCTCGAACACCGCATCCTCGATCCTCAGCCCGGCCACGCTCGGCTATGCGCTCGCAGCTCTCGGCCTGGCCGTGCACTTCGGCTACGGCGGCCTCATCAACATGGGTATCGCCGGCTTCATGGCGATCGGCGCCTACGGGTACGCCATCTCCGTCCTGAGCTTCGGACTCCCGTGGTGGCTCGCAGCCCTCATCGGACTCGTCGCCTCCGCCGTGTTCGCCCTCATCCTCGGCATACCCACGCTGAGATTGCGCGGCGACTATCTCGCGATCGTCACCATCGCCGCCGCGGAGGTCGTGCGTCTGCTGTTCCTCACGACGGCTTTCGAAGACGTCACCGGTTCGGCGGACGGCCTGAGCGGCTACCACCAGAGCTTCCGGTCGTCGAACCCGATCCCGGCCGGCACCTACGGCTTCGGTCCGTTCACCTACAACGAGACCGACTGGTGGGTGCGCATCACGGGCCTCGTCACCCTCGCCATCGCAGCCCTCGTCGTGTGGATGGTCACCCGGAGCCCCTGGGGTCGCGTGCTCAAGGGCATCCGCGAGGATGAGGACGCCGTGCGCTCGCTCGGCAAGAACGTCTTCTCCTACAAGCTGCAGGCGCTCGTGCTCGGCGGGGTCCTCGCCGCGGCGGGCGGCATCGTCTACGCGCTGCCCTCGGCCGTGAGCCCCGGTGTCTACGTCACGTCGCTGACCTTCTTCGTCTGGACCGCGCTCCTCCTCGGCGGCGCGGCGACGGTCTTCGGACCACTCCTGGGATCGCTGATCTTCTGGGTGCTGCAGACCTTCCTCTCGAACGTCCTCCCCGCTCTCGTGGGCGCGGGCATCCTCCCGTTCATGTCGGAGATCCAGGCGGGAACGGTGCGCTTCATCCTCGTGGGTGTGGCGCTCATGCTGCTCGTGATCTTCATGCCGCAGGGAATCCTCGGCAACAAGAAGGAGCTGACCTTTGTCAAATAG